DNA from Mycolicibacterium alvei:
CACCGGGATACCAGAGGATCAGGTCGTTGACGGCCAGGGCCAGCCCGGCGACGGCCCCCGCGATCAGTGCGACCGGCAATCCCCAGCGGCGGTAGAGGAAGACCGCGAACACCAGTTCCGCGCCGAGGCCCTGCACCAGTCCGGATTCGAGGGTGAGCACGCCCCACTGGTTGCCGACCAACGCCGATACCGTGGCCGCGACGAGTTCGCCGTACAGGGCCGCGCCCGGCTTGCGGATCACCAGGGCGGTCAGCACCCCGGCGAACAACCATCCGCCGGCGAGCAGTGCCTGCAGGCCTGGCAGCAGCGCCGTCAACGGTGCGCCGATCGGGTTGGAGGCGAT
Protein-coding regions in this window:
- a CDS encoding ECF transporter S component; translated protein: MNTQPTDTTPAARVLRWRVVDIVVASVLATAAGLVFVVWNIASNPIGAPLTALLPGLQALLAGGWLFAGVLTALVIRKPGAALYGELVAATVSALVGNQWGVLTLESGLVQGLGAELVFAVFLYRRWGLPVALIAGAVAGLALAVNDLILWYPGAANTFAVIYTASAIVSGALVAGLLSWFAVRGLAKTGALSRFASGRIGPDAR